TTCAGGTTACTGCTGGCATGGAGAAAGAAACCATGGCGGCGCATCAGGGCAAGGAAGATACCATACGACGGACCGTCTTTGTGCAGGGAAACCGTGGCCAGACTATAGAAGGCAAGCGGCATCTTAGGGCGCACCTTCTCGATGGCGATGGTGTCGGTGATGGTCTTTATCTCTACTATCGTATCGTGGAGTTCCGTGATGGCTGGTTTCGGCAGGTTGAGCTTCATCTCGTAAGTCATTCTGCTCTCCAGCGGTTTACCCAGTCGGTAATCACGCAGTACGCCCCATTCAGGATGTTTCAGGGTGAGGGTCTTGGTGCCTTTCGGCAGATAAAGCCATATTTCCCCCACTTCGTCCTTCCTCTTCACGATGCCGAGCGGGGAGGAGAAGGCAAAGTCGGCTGGAGCCACCACCTTGATCAGGGCGCAGGCTTCATCGTTCAGGTCACGCACATTGTTGATAAAGGCGCTCACGTCGTTAGGCAGCTGGCGGAAACTTGCCACCGAAAACTCCTGTGCCCGGAGGACAGAAGGAATGGCTAGCCAGAGAATCATGGCTAGTTGCAGCACCTTCAGAAGTTGCTCTTTCATTTTCTGCGAAGCGAAAGCTTCTCTAACTTCTCCCATCATAATTTTCTTTTATTCTAAATTAAAGTCTTGAATATTAATCACATCATCGCCTGTATGGACGGTTCCGGCTGGCTGCCAGGTGCGAACATGGATGAGTGGCATCGACTTGTCTCTGAAATCCCAGAGCAGGAAGAGATAGCCGTCGTCACTATACCTGTCGCTCTTGTATTGTTGTCTGAGCGTTACACCGTAGATGCCGTCCATCGTAGGATGGCGCATGATGCGGAATCCCGAGAATCTGACATCGATTTTCTGATTGGCAGCAAATACCTTGGTAAGACGGTTCAGGTAGTCGCGCTTGGAATGGATGGCAAAGGTTACCCGGTTTTCTGCCTGGCATTTGCCATCGTTGGCGATGGGCTTTACCACATTTCCCACGATGATGAGCGCCTTGTCGCTGAACACCTGCCGCAGGAAATCGATGTCCTTGGTGGTGTAGGCTGTGCGGAAGTGCTCACAGTAGTTCAGAATGGTGTGGCGGCGCTTGGCATCGGTTTCAGCCAGTTTGCCCTGCATGATTTTTGAGGCTTCCTTATAGAAAGGATTGCTCTGCGCCATCGTCTTGAGATCTATCTGCGAGAGGGCACTCGTCTTTCTGCCTGATTGTCCATCGACAGAGCCCTTCTTTTCTCTGGAATGATCCCCAGGATTTCTCCCGGAATAATCTCCGGAATAATCTTCTGAAATCGTTTCTCCTTTCGTTTTTTCTGTCAGATTAGCGATGCCTTTCTGTGCTTCAGCCGATTTGTATTCAGCAGCATCTTCATTCAGGAAAATACTGCCTTGACGGTCTATGTATCCTTCTCTTTTCGTGTTCTTTTCTCGGAATCGGAGTTGCCCGTTTCGATAGCGGGTATCAAGCAGACAATCACGTAAGGGGATGGCAAACAGTTCTTTGCCGTCTTCATTCTCCACCACGTATTGCTTGCCTTCTTTACCGTTGTCTTGTTCTACCAGTTCCAGTCCTTCGTGTACTCCGTATCGGGTTTCCTTGCTGTTTTCTTTATAATCAGCGAAGGGCGACAGCCATAATGCTGCCGCCCAACCTCCAAGAAGGAGAACCAGAAGGGATAAAATACTTACCGTCTTCTTCATTATTTTTTATTCTTATTGCCAGTTTTTAATTTCTCCACCGACTTCAATCTTCACCTGGTCTGGATTGTCGGAGATGATGAGGTTGACGAGATGTTCAGTTCCAGGTTTAAACTGGAACTTGCTCTCGAAGAGATAGCTCACGCCTTTCATCACCACCTCGATGAGCGGCATTCGGTTTTCGATGCGCTGAGGCACGATGATGGCCGAATAGCTGGTTGCATCGTCCTGATGTGCGATGATACTCTTTCGGGTTCCCTTTACATAGCGGGTTGCCACACCTGCTTGCAGGTCGATGGTGGCAGTGGGCACCGTGTTGTGGATGGTTACCTGAGCCGTAGTAGGCATATCGCCCTCGAAATCCTCTCCTTTTATCAGGCGAATCTTGAGCTTGCTCATGATGTGCTTGAAGTTGAGAGGGATGGGTGAGGCTGATGCCGAAATGTTCTTGCTGCTGGCAAAGAGCAGGTCGCTTGCCTCATAGCCGCCCAGGGCTTCCTTGCTTTTGGCGGTGCTTTGATCCAGGACTACGCTGAAGGGCTGGTCTGTAATGCTGCTTACATCTTCCATGTAGGGATAGTAAGCATAGGCAGTATAGGTGCCCTTGTCCCAGTAGAGGGTTCGGGCTGCCGCCCATTTGCTTCCATCGTAGGTCAGCGCTTCGTTGTTCACCAGGTTGCCTCCTATTTCCAGTTGTGCCTTTGCATCTGCCACGTAAAGTCCAATCTTGTCGTTTTGCTCAAAGCTGGTCTCTGTGGCACGGGTTGCTTGTCCCGGATGGCTCACCAGGAAGGTCATCGGTGTGGATTTCGCATCTTGCGAGCGAAGAGCCGTTTCCTGCTCTTCGCTGCAAGATACCATTCCTAATATAGCCAACGCAAAACCTGCGTATCTTATTATATGTTTCTTCATATTTTTTCTATATTTTAATGGTCTGTACTATGATGAACCTGGCACTCGCCATTAGCGATGCCTTCTCACCTTTGCCATCTTCAGCGGACTGCTCTTGTGAATCATAGGAGCATGCTGATAGGTTCCAGCGGTGCGCTGGTCGCCATTTCCGCCGAAGGTACGGCTCTCCACGATTCCTGCATCTCGCTTGTCGTTCTTCACGAAGTCTTCGAAACTGTAGGTTTCTCCTGCATACGCCTTGATGCGCTTCACGATACTCTCACGGCTGATGGTGCTGTAATAAGGAATATCATTGTTCATGCAGGAGTTCGGCTCCGAACGGAAGACGCCTCGGTTGTGCATGTAGCCTCCCTCGTAAATATCCACGATGTCGCTATAGCGGTCGTCGAAGATCAGATGGCTCCAGCCCACGCTGTGCATCTTGCCGGTAAGTTCAAGATTGTCGTACCAGCCGAGCGACTTGGCTCCGTTGAATTCAAGAACGTGACCACAGCAGGTACAATCGCAGAAATCAATGAAGGCATTGTGATAAATGTACTCATCGCCCAACTTTCCGAATCCGTGACCGCCTGCCTCATGCTGGATGACACCACGGGTATCGAGCGGATAACCGTAGGTACTCTGAGGACAGAAGGCTATTGCCGAACCGTCTTCCCACATCTGGCAGATGCCGCCGTAATCGGTAGAATTAGGAACGATGATGATCAGCGTCTGATTCAGATTGCCCTTGTTCACGGTTGGAGCACCCAAAGCATAACTGAATACTTCGTCATAGTCAGCCTTCAATCCTACGCCACCGGTAAAGGTGGTGTTGAATCTGTTGTAGCGGATGGTATTCACGGTTCCCACGCCCGATTCTGTAGAAAGCGGAATGGCTGTATAGACGTTGAAGTAATCACGGTAAGTCTTGTAAGGTTCAATACCGAAGAAATACTCTACTTCCTGCTTGATATTCTTCAGATATTCGCCGCTGGCAATATCCTTTGCGTTAAAGCCATCGCCGAGCAGAACGATGTTGATTCCACCCTTGTTGCCCTTGGTAGCCTTCTGCAGGGTAATCCATTCGTCCTCGCCATATTCATAGCCATACTGAGAAACGCTGCATTCGTGG
The Segatella copri DNA segment above includes these coding regions:
- a CDS encoding fimbrillin family protein; protein product: MKKHIIRYAGFALAILGMVSCSEEQETALRSQDAKSTPMTFLVSHPGQATRATETSFEQNDKIGLYVADAKAQLEIGGNLVNNEALTYDGSKWAAARTLYWDKGTYTAYAYYPYMEDVSSITDQPFSVVLDQSTAKSKEALGGYEASDLLFASSKNISASASPIPLNFKHIMSKLKIRLIKGEDFEGDMPTTAQVTIHNTVPTATIDLQAGVATRYVKGTRKSIIAHQDDATSYSAIIVPQRIENRMPLIEVVMKGVSYLFESKFQFKPGTEHLVNLIISDNPDQVKIEVGGEIKNWQ